The Flavobacteriales bacterium genome contains the following window.
CCTCGGGGATCACCATCATCTTGCTCACACGGAAGCCGTAGTGCGGTTTCTCGCGGTCGCAGGTGGTGAGCATGCCACCGCGGCTGTGCACTTCCTTGTTCGCGTGCAGCTTGCTGCGCTTGCTGCCCACGTAGGCTTCTTCCTCCTTGGTGCGCGCCTCGCGGATGTATCCGCGCTGCGTGCGGAAGTTGTACCGAAGGCTATCGGCCCGAACGGTATTGCTCCCTTGGGTAAAGCGCGGAAGACCGGCAATGGCGGCCGTGTCCCGCGGGCCGCTGGGCATGGTATCCGGGAAGGCCTGCACCGTTTCCTGTTGGAAGTCGTAGATGATGCGGTCGGCTTCCAGCGTTATGTCATCGTACTTCACGGTGGCCTTGCCGTAGAGGTACACCCGCATGGCCTGCAGGTCGTACCGGATGCTGTCCACCGCGCTGTACCGCACCTCGTGGTCGAGGCCGCCCGCTTGGGCGGTGTCGGCAACGGCGGTGCTGTCGCGGCCTGCCGTTTGTCCATGTACCGGTGCGCTCACCAGCGTCCACGCTAACAGGAACGTGATGAAAAGTGCAGGGAACCCACGCCGATCGTCGGAAACAGCCCGGGTAGCTTCGCGCCCGTTGGAAAAGAAAGCTGGGACTGTGGGCATCAACGGCGCGAAAAGTAAGTGGCACCTGGCGGGCGGGCTTTCCCGTGCGTTGTGGCGGGCTTCATCTCAAGGGGGTTACGCCGCGTATGCCATCCTGAACGGGCTGCTGCTGCATCGTGCGGTGCCCCCCAACGGCAGCGCGTTACCACGGCTCGCACTGCCCAAGGTCTTTGCTCGTGTGGCGTCACTGCGAGGAGGGACGACGAAGCAGTCCAGCCGCACGCTGAACTGCATCCTCTTCGCCCTGGCCACCTCAACCGCCATGCCGCAAGCGGACCACGGGATGAACGACCCGACGAAAGTCGACGTGGTGGTCATCGACCCTGGCCACGGCGGCAAGGACCCGGGCAACATCGGCACCGGCCGTTACAAGACCACCGAGAAGCACGTGGCCCTCAACGTGAGCAAGCTGGTGGGGAAATACATCCAGGATGCCTACCCGGACGTGAAGGTGATCTATACCCGCGAGGACGACCGCTTCATCGAGCTCAAGGAGCGCTGCGAGATCGCCAACCGGGCCAAAGCCGATGTCTTCATCAGCATCCACTGCAACGCCAACGATAACCACGACCCGCACGGCACCGAGACCTTCGTGATGGGCCTGCACAAGACCGAGGCGAACCTGAAGACCGCGCAGCGCGAGAACAGCGCCATCCTGATGGAGGCCGATCATGAGCTGAAGTACGAAGGCTTCGACCCGAAAGACCCGGAAAGCGTGATAGGCCTGAGCATAAGGCAGAATGCCCACCTCATGCAAAGCACCAAGTTCGCCGATCTGATCGAAACACAATTCAAGGAGCGCGTGGGCCGGAATGCCAGAGGTGTAAAGCAAGCCGGCTTCATCGTCATCAGCTACACCACCATGCCTGCCGTGCTGGTGGAACTTGGCTTCCTCACCAACGACAAGGAGGAGGACTTCCTGCAAGGCGACCAAGGACAGGAGTACATGGCCAGCGCCATTTACCGGGCGTTCAAGGAATACAAGGCCACCATCGAAGGTACCGACGTGGCCATGGAGCCGGTCGTGAAACCCGACACCACGACGGCCCCGGTCAATAAGGAGGGCGAAAAGGAGGACAAGCCGGAGCCGGTGGCCACGAAGACCGACGAAAGTGGTGTGCGCTTCAAGGTGCAGATCGCCGTGAGCAAGAAGAAGATCAAATGCGAGCCGAAGAACTTCAATGGCTTGGAAGGCGTGCGGGAGTATGAAGGCGGCGGCATGTACAAGTACGTGTACGGCAATGAGCGCACGCCCGAGGGCGCCACGAAACTGAAGGAACTCTGCCGCGAGAAGGGCTATGAAGGCGCATTCATAGTGGCGTTCCAGGACGGCGCCCGGATCGAACTGGAGAAGGCCCTTACTTTGGCCAAACAGTTGGCCCAGACCCGTTGAGGATGAAGAAGGAGTACAGCATCGCCATCACCGTCATCGTGGGAGTGGCGCTGCTGGTGTTCGGTTACAACTACCTGAAGGGGCGAGACCTTTTCCAGAAGGAGAACATCTACCACGGCGTGTTCGACAATGCCGGTGGGGTGGCAGCGGCCACACCGCTCATGCTCAATGGCTACAAGGTGGGGCAGGTACTACGGAGCAAGCTGCTCTACGACGGCACCAACCGCGTGGTGATGACCTTCCAGATCAACGAGGACGAACTGAAGATCCCGAAGGACAGCCGCATCCAGATCGTCAGTGACCTACTTAGCACGGGTACACAGCTTGTGCTCGGCACGAGTGCTGAATTGGCCGTACGCGGCGATACCCTTGTGGGCCTCACATCGCCCAGCCTTACGGCCTCGCTCGGGGCGCAGATCGATCCCATCAAGCAAAAGGCCGAAGCGATGCTCGGGAGCGTGGACAGCGTGATCACCGCGTTCCAGCTCATCCTCAACCCCAGCACCATCGCGAACATCGATTCGAGCTTCATCAGCATCCGCGAAACACTGCACAACCTGTCCGATGCGAGCAAGCGTTTGGACGCGCTGATCGCTGCTGAGAGCGCCACATTGGACATCACGTTGAAGAACTTGGCGTCGGTGACCGGCAACCTGGAACAGAACAACGACGAACTGAGCCGCATCTTCAGCAACCTCGATTCGTTGAGCGGCGCCCTTGCGGACGGCCGCGTGGATACCGTGCTGCAAGGCATCAGCGAAGCCGCCAGCAGCCTGAAGGGCGTGATGAACGGCATTGAGCAAGGCCAAGGAACGCTCGGTCAACTGGCCAAGAACGATAGTCTCTACAACAACCTCAACTCCTCCATGGCCGAGCTTGATCTGCTTTTGGAGGACCTCCGTGTGAACCCGAACCGTTATGTGACGATCTTCGGCAAGAAGGACCGCCTGCCCAAGCTGAGCGAGGCAGACATCAAGCGGATCCAGGAGGCGTACGAGAAACAGAAGAAGTGATGGTCAGCAGCATCGTTTTCATCGTGCTGCTCGTTGGTGCGAGCTGGCTGTTCGCGCGCAACTTCATGCGCATCCGCCGTAACATCCTGCTTGGCCGCGATGTCGTGATCAACGACCGCAAGGGCGAGCGCTGGGCGCTGATGACGCGCGTGGCTTTGGGCCAGAGCAAGATGGTGGTGCGTCCGGTGGCCGGCATCCTGCACATCATCGTATACGCGGGCTTCGTCATCATCAACATCGAGGTGCTGGAGATCATCATCGACGGCATCTTCGGCACGCACCGGGTGCTCAGCTTCCTAGGCGGCTTCTACGACTTCCTCATCGGCAGCTTCGAGTGGCTCGCGCTGGGTGTGTGGGTGGCCTGTGCCATCTTTCTCGTGCGCCGCAACGTCATCAAGTTGAAGCGCTTCGTGATGATGGAACTGGACGGCTGGCCGCGCACCGATGCCAATCTCATCCTCGGCACCGAGATCGCACTGATGACGGCCTTCCTGCTGATGAACGCCGCGGACCTCACCTTGCAGCAACATGCTGTGGACCATTACATCGAGGCCGGTTCTTTTCCGGTCAGCCGATGGATCGCCGAGTGGTTGTCCTTCCCGTCCATGGTGTCGGGTACGCTCATCGCCATCGAACGCATCTGCTGGTGGTTCCACATCATCGGCATCCTTGCGTTCCTCAACTACCTCGTCGTCAGCAAGCACCTGCACATTCTGCTGGCTTTCCCCAACGTGTGGTACAGCAGCTTGAAGCCGAAGACGGAGATGGTGAACATGGAACGCATCACCGGCGAGGTGAAGAGCATGCTCGACCCGAGTGTTCAGCCCCCGGTGCCAGCAGCACGCACCGTGGCCGGTGTTGAGATGCAGGAGCGATTCGGCGCGAAGGACGTCTTCGACCTGTCGTGGAAACAGCTGATGGACGGCATGACCTGCACCGAGTGCGGGCGCTGCAGCAGCGTGTGCCCGGCGAACCTCACAGGTAAGTTGCTGAGCCCGCGCAAGATCATGATGGACACGCGCGACCGTCTGGAAGAAGTCGGAAAGGTGATCGATGCGAAAGGGAAATGGGAGGAGGACGGCAAGAGCCTGCACAGCCGCATCAGCGAAGAGGAGCTGTGGGCCTGCACCACCTGCAATGCGTGCACGGAGGCGTGCCCGGTGAACATCGACCCGGTGGGCATCATCGTGGACATGCGCCGCTACCTGGTGATGGAGGAAAGCAAGACGCGGCCCGCGCTGGCGAACATGCTCACGAACGTGGAGAACAACGGCGCACCTTGGCAGATGGCGCAGGCGGATAGGATGAAATGGGCGGATCCAACATGACCCAACACATCTTTCTTGCTGGTTGGGAAGTGCGTCTCAATGGCGATGCACAGTGTGAGGCATTTATCCGGACCCAATCTGTAGCGAAAGATGTGGCTGAAGTGCTTTCGAGCGCCACCGAGCTGATCTTCGAGGAAGGTGTGCTGATTGCAGCCTACACCCTTGAGGAGGGCGAAAGATCAGAGCGGATTCTGCGAATGGATGAGAAAGGACTTCCATGGGTGAATGTCAGTCCGAACAAGTCTCTTGTTTTTGAAGGAGGAGGTCCTCATCTGCTTGGCGGAGTCTGGCCTGAGTCGTTGAAAGTACCTAAGGTGGATTGTGCTACCTCTTTTCAATATGTGGGGTGCATCAAAAGGACTGAGCCAGCTTTCGGATGGCTCCCACATGACCTGCACCTTGTCTGTCCCATATACCTCGCCTTTGACCGGCTGCTAATGGACTATGTGGATCCGCTGGGGCCAGTTGTGTACAACACTAACGAGATCGCAGAGGCTGAAAGTTCGTTTGACGAAGTCGGCCCGGACAGCCTCATTGAGTTCCATGGTCGCTCCTTCAACTTCATTGAGTCGATAGAGCGCATTGGGCAAGGCTTTGCAGGGTTTCCTGCCTGGATCCAGTACCCGTCGATACCTCGCTGCCCCAAAACTGGAAATGTCATGCGCTTTGTTTGTCAGTTGAGTGGGGGTGCAGTGGTGGCCCGGAGCAATATCGTCCCATCTGATGACTACAACGCGACGTGCTTCGAGGATCTTAATTTCTGGGAGGACGGGGATCTCTACGTCTTCTTTGAGCCGAGTTCCAAGATGGCCTGTTACATCATTCAGAACACGTGAGGCCCTTACTTTGGAGTCAATGAAAAAGCCTGCCCTTATCGAGACCACTGAGAACGGCAAGCGCGTGAGCCCGAAGCTGCCGCCGGGGATGAAGAACTTCCTTATCGACATTGACGGCACCATCTGCGACGACATCCCCAACGAGGAGCCGTGGCGCATGGCCGATGCTGCGGTCTTCCCTGAGGCGCTGGAGAAGCTGAACAAGTGGTACGACGAAGGACACATCATCACCATCTTCACCAGCCGCACCGAGGAACACCGTGAAGTGACCGAGGCATGGTTGAAGAAACACGGCTTCAAGTACCACGGCATGCTGATGGGCAAACCGCGCGGGGGCAACTACCATTGGATCGACGACCGCGAAGTGCGCGCTACACGCTACGAAGGGCATTTCACCGATCTGGTGGAACGAAGCGCCACCGTGCAGGTATTTGATGAACACTGATCAATAGCACCCGTACCGTCGACCCATTGGGTCGAAACACGACACCACAGAATGACCGACCCGATCCGCGTCCCCACCATGGCCGAGATGCTGGCCAGCGGCGAAACACCGGAAGTGCTGTTCTGGGTGGGCTGTGCCGGTTCGTTCGACGACCGCGCCAAGAAGATCACCAAAGCCTTCGTGCGCATCCTCAACGCGGCGAAAGTCAAGTATGCGGTGCTGGGAACGGAGGAGAGCTGCACGGGCGATCCCGCGCGCCGCGCCGGCAACGAGTTCGTGTTCCAGATGCAGGCGCAGAACAACATCATGGTGATGAACGGCTATGGCGTGAAGCGTATCGTCACCGCCTGCCCGCACTGCTTCAACACGCTGAAGAACGAGTACCCTGCTTTGGGTGGCAGCTACGAGGTGCTGCACCACACGCAGTTCATCAACGCATTGATGAAGGAAGGCCGCATCAAGGTGGAAGGCGGCAGCTTCAAAGGCAAGCGCATCACCTTCCACGATCCCTGCTACCTCGGCCGCGGCAACGGCGAGTACGAAGCACCGCGCGAGGTGCTACTGAAGCTGGACGCTGCCTTGGTGGAGCTGAAGCGCAGCAAGCAGAACGGACTGTGCTGCGGAGCGGGCGGCGCGCAGATGTTCAAGGAAGCCGAGCCCGGCAAGAAGGAGGTGAACATCGAACGCAGCGAAGAAGCGCTGGCCGCATCACCCAACGTGATAGCAGCAGGCTGCCCGTTCTGCAACACCATGCTCACCGACGGCGTGAAGCATTTCAACAAGGAAGGGGAGGTGGTGGTGAAGGACGTGGCGGAGCTGATCGCGGAGGCTGGGGAGTTGTGATCGAACAACCATTTGCTGTTCGGCCACCGGAGTTCGTTCGGCCGGCTTATCAGCGCGTTACGATGCAGCGGGCATGCTCAAGCGATGAACCTGAACTGATCGTTACGAAGTATGCCCCGCTTTTCACGAATGCGGGAAGTTGGACCCGCACGGAGCTTGATCGGCCGTTGGTTTGGTCGTTGTGTGTATGAACGACGTGACCGGAAGCATCAGTGAAAGTGAACGTCGTCCGTCCGGTATGCGCATGAAGCCCGTGGAACTCCACGACATCCGTGGCAGGGCAGGGCACAGCACGAACAGCTTCTGCGGAACGTTCCGGTGGCGCTACGCCCGTAATCAGATTGTTGAAGTACTTCGCCACTGCCACATCAGTGTGCGCTGAGGTGGCTGCCCAACCACCAAGAACAACGCCCCCATCAGGAGCTAGGGCCATGTCCCAAGGTACTTCGAGGCTCACGCACATGTCCGTGGCTACGTAGCCCCCGCCTGCGAAGGATGGATCGAAAGAGCCATCGCCCAAGAACCGCGAAAGCGTGAACATGGCAACAGGGGATGCGCCTTGCTGGTAGAAACCTGAGACCAAGAAGGAAGTATCCGGCAATGCCAGTACCTCGGTGAACTGACCGAAATCGGGCAGCGTGTACGGGATCGACTGGACACCGCCATTGCCGAAGTCCGTATCGACACTACCGTCCGGCCAGAGCATGACGAGCTGCGGGGTATCGCCTTGTGCCAACTGCGCCGCGGAATATCCGCACGCGACGATGCGACCATCGCTCATTTCGGATATACCCACGGCGCGTTCCCCACCACTGGCGAACAGGTCGATGGTGACGATACCACCAGCTCCGAACCCCGGGTCGAATGCACCAACGCTGTCCAGCCGGGCGATGAGCCAGTCGGAACCGAGCATACCAGCGACTATGGTGCTTCCTGTGGCATCCATAGCCAGGCTGACCCCTTGGGAAGTCGGGAGGCCGAACTCTGCAACACCGCCGATCCCGTATGTCATATCGGGGCCGCCATCAGGGAGCAACCTGGCACAAACAGAACCCGATGCCCCGTTGCCAACGCAGATGATGCGATCATCGGCCAGTACCTGCATATCGAGGATGTCCTGATCGTCGGATCCCTGGTCGAAGTCCCAAGCAACAATGCCCGATTGCCCGAACGTGCTGTCCAATGCGCCTTGTCCAGTGAGGCCCCAAAGAGCGGCATTGTGATCGCCAAGGCTATCCAGCGTTGCGCCTGACACTACAACCCTGCCCGTGCTCTGAATGACGATCGCGCTAGCGACTTGGTCCAGTCCAGGAACGGTTAGGATCACCGTTCCGGCAACGCCCCATGTGCTGTCCGGCGTTCCGTCGCTCAGCAATCGATGGACAAGGACGGCTTGGTCGTCCGCGTCACCAACCATACCTGCACCGATGATCTTACCGTCGTCCTGGACAGTGATCGCCCATAGTTCATCGAACCACGGATCCAGGTCAGCGGTGTACATCCCATCACCGCTGAAGGAAGGGTCTAGGGTACCAGCCTGGCCGTGCACTTCCGCAGCTGCGGCCATAAGGCCAATTGTGATGAATATGAAAACCCTCATGATCCTATCAACGCCACGCAACCGGTGCCGCAGATCAAGCCGTCACTGCCCTAGCAACACCTTCACCGCGGCCTCGAGCTGCTGATCGCGCCCTTGGCTGACGATGCCGGGTTCCAACGGTTGCTTCACATCCGGTTCCAGCTGCTGGTTCTCCAGGTAGTTGCCGTTGTTGTCCACCATGCCCACCATGGGGATGCCGAACCACATGCCGTTCTGCAGGCCCTCCCACCACACGGCGGTGCCGGTGCCGGGCACGGGCATGCCCACCAGCTTGCCAATGCCGAGCGCGCGGTAGGTTACAGGGAACATGTGCGCATCGCTGTAGTTGCTCTCGCTCATCACCACGCAGCTCTTCTTCTGGTACTTGAAGTGCGGTTCGGTGCCGAGCTTCTGGCCGCGGGGTAGGAAGGTCATGTAGGTCTTCCCGCCGAGGAAGGTCGCGAGGTCGTCGTGCAGCCAACCGCCGCCGTTGAAGCGCGTGTCCACCACCAGTCCCTCCTTGTTGTGGTAGCGGCCGAGGGCTTCCTCGTACACCGTGCGGAAGCTCTCATCGTTCATGCCCTGCACATGCACGTAGCCGAGCTTGCCGCCGCTCAGGCTGTCCACCAGATGTCGGCAGCGCTCCACCCAACGCTGGTAGAGCAGTTCCCAATCGGCGCCTTCGGGCAGGGGCTTCACGCTTTCCTCCCAGCGCGTGTTGGTCTTCGGATCGAACACGCTAAGCAGCATCGGCTTGTTGCCTTTGCGGTTGAAGAGCTTTGCGGGGTCCATTTCGGCGGTGATCTCCACGCCGTCGATCTTTTCGATCACGTGGCCGGCTTTCACCTTGGTGCCTTGCTTGATCAACGGGCTCTTCGGCATGATCTCCACGATGCGCAGGCCCGGACCGGCCTCGTTGGCATAGTAGCAGCCGAGCGACGCGGTCTCGTCGCCGTTCTGCGGTTGGTAGCCGAAGCCCGCTCCCGTGTGCGAGGCATTGAGCTCCCCGAGCATCTCACTGCACAGCTCGGCCATATCGAAGTTGTTGTTGATGTAAGGCAGGTAGCGCTGGTACTCGGCCTTGTACTTGTCCCAGTCCACGCCCTGCATGTCCACGCGGTAGAATTTCTTCTTCACCTGTCGCCAGATGTGCTCGAAGAGGTAGGCGCGCTCGGCGGTCTCGTTCAGCAGCATTTCGCCGTTGATGCCGATGCCCTTGTTCTCGTTCTTCTCCGTGTCGTACTTGCTCACCGAGCCGTTGCTGATGTAGAAGAGCACCTTCTTGTCCTTGTCCCAATCCAGTCCACCGGCCCAGCCGTCGCCCATCTTGTTCAGGATCTTCGTTTCGCGCGTGCGGATCTCGTATTGCCACAGGTCCGTGCCCTTCTCGAAGGCGGCCAGGTAGTAGAGCTTTTCGCCGTCTTTGCTCAACAACGCGCCGCTCAGTGCACTGCTGTTGGGCGTCAAGCGCACGCGGCGGTCCTCGATGCCCGCGAGATCGATCTTGATGGGTTCGACCTTTTTGTCTTTCTCCTCTTCCTTTTTCTTGTCGTCCTTGCCCTTCTTGTCCTTCTCCTTGTCGTCCTTCTTCTCTTCGCCATCCTCTTTCTTGTCCTCGTCTTCTTTCGCCAACGCGGCTTCTTCCTTCGTCATCTTGAACTTGTCGTAGGCCTCCTGCGTGAGGAAGATGGCGTAGGCATCACTCTCGCCGCCCCAGCTCGCGTGGTTCTTCTGGCCGTCGCGGTCGCTCATGTACACGATCGCTTTGCCATCCATGGCCCAGCGCGGTGCGTAACCGCCGTAGCCGCTCTTCGTCAGGTCCACGATGTCCTTGCCACCTTCTGCGCTCACCAGGCCCACCTGCCCGATCCACTGCTCGTCGTGCAGGAAGTTCACCACGAACCACTTGCTGTCCGGGCTCCACTCGTACCACTGGTCGCCATCGCTGTAGCTGTAGTTCTTGTTGCCGGGCACGATGGTGCGCGTCTGCTTCGATGCGATGTTCAGCACCTTCAGCGTGGTGCGCTCTTCGAGGTAGGCGACTTCCTTGCCGTCGGGTGAGTAGAATGCCTGGAATTCTTCAGCCGGCGTGGTGAGCAGCGCCTCTTCCTTCAGCACGGTGGCATTGAAGAAGTACTTCTCCTCCTTGCGCGTGAGGCTGGTGGTGTACAGGTCCCAGCTGCCGTTGCGCTCGGTGGAGTAGAGGATGCTCCGGCCATCGGGGCTGAAGCTGGCGGTGCGCTCCTGCTCCGGTGTGTTGGTGATGCGCCGTGTGGTGCCTTCGGCCACGGAGCTCACGAACACTTCGCCACGGTGCACGAAGACGATCTCCTTGCCATTGGGGCTCACGTTGTATTCGTCCGCGTTGTTCACGTTGATCGTTCGCTCGGGCAGGTAGCGGCCATCGGTGTTGATGCGGATAGTGACCTTCTTCGGTTCGCTGCCGTCGGTCATCGTGTACAGCTCGCCTCGGTAACTGAAGCACAGCACACCACCATCGCTAATGCTGAGGTAACGCACCGGGTGATCGGTGAAGCGGCTCACCTGCGTGCTCGCGCCACCGGCGGCCGGCATCTTGTGTACGTTGTAGCTGCCCTTCTCTTCGGTGAGGTAGTAGAGTGTGTTGCCATCCTTGGTCCAGACGGGATTGCGATCCTCACCGGAGAACGTCGTGAGCTGCTTGTACTCCTTGGTCGCGGGATTGAAGGTCCAGATGTCGCGTGTGACCGAAGAGGTGTGGTGCTTGCGGAAGTTGTCCTCGTAGCCTTTGCGGTCGTGATAAGCGATGAGCGTGCCGGCCGGGTTGTAGCGCGCGTTCTGCATGGCGATGGTGCTCAACTGCATCGGGCGACCGCCTCTCGCTGGCACCGTGTAGAGTTCACCCAGACCGCCCACGGGGAACTGCTGGTTCTTCACATCGTCCTGTCGCGTGCCGTAGAAGATCACCTGGCTGTTGTCGGCGGAGAAGTCCGCGGCCGTTTCATGGTTTCCGTGGAAGGTGAGCCGCACAGGCGAACCGCCTGTGCTCGGCATAACGAACACATCGTAGTTGCCGTGGCGGTTGCTGGTGAAGGCGATCTGGCTGCCATCGTGGCTCCACACAGGTCCGAGGTCGTAGGCTTCGTTGGTCGTCAGCGCAACAGCTTCGCCCCCAGCGGTCGGCACGCGCCAGATGTCACCTTGGTAGCAGAAGGCGATGGTCTGCCCATCGGGACTGAGGGCGGCGTTGCGCAGCCAGAGCGGGCCCTCCTGCGCTTGGGTGGTGAACGAAAACAAGGCGGCAAGCGCGGCGAAGCTGGTCTTCATAGGTGTATGCAGATGGGCCGCCAAACTATCCGTCCCCCTGCGCCGATGGTCACGGGGCGAACGGTTCTGTGCCAACCTTTGCAAAATGGAACCAGCCACGACGCCCCGTACGATCGACACGATGCCTTCCCATGCGCGCGTTTGGGTGTACAAGAGCGCGAGGCCTTTCACGCCTGAACAACGCCGGGCCATCCTGGAGCGTGGTGCGGCGTTCACCGCTGGCTGGGCCGCGCACGGTGCGGCCCTTGACGCCTGCGTGGATGTGCTGCACGGCCATTTCGTTGTTATCGCCGTGGATGAGCAGCAGGCCATGGCCAGTGGGTGCAGCATCGACAAAAGCGTGCGGCTTGTTCAGCAGTTCGAGCATGAGCTCGGTTTGAACCTCACCGACCGTATGGTGGTGCTGTACGAGGTCGACGATTCCATTGGAACATGCCGTGTGCAGGAGGTGGAACGGCTCATCCGGGCCGGAGAACTGTCCGCATCCACTATCGTTTTCGATGATCTCGTCGCCAACGTTGGTGATCTACGCAACCGCTTCCGAGCCCCGTTGTCTTCAACTTGGATGGCGCGTTACTTGTGAACCGGACACTAGAGGACGTCTATTTTCGTTCTCGCCCAAATCAGTATTGCATGAAAAACAGCTTTCTCCGTCTCTTGGCCATGCTCTCCATCGTAGCGCTGCCTTTCATGGCATCTGCACAAAGTACCTTGGAGGATGTTGTGTACCTCAAGAACGGCAGCGTCATCCACGGTACGATCGTGGAGCAGGTGCCCAACGTGAGCATCAAGATCAAGACCGCCGATGGCAATCTTTTCGTGTTCCGCATCGAGGAAGTGGAGAAGATCACGAAGGAGGAAAAGGTCGGGGCGAATGCTCCGAAGGAGCGGGGCGTTCGGCACGCACGCGGTGGTTTCGGTCCCGAGGAGATGAAGCAACGCGGCTACAGTGCAACAGCTGAACTGGTCACCGCGATCGGCTACAACGATTTCCCCGATAAGTCCTCGTTCGGCATGCAGGTCATCAACGGCTACCAGGTGAATCCCTACTTCAACGCAGGGGTAGGCGTGGGGCTGAATCAGCACTTTTCGGGCGCAGCTTTCATGCCGGTGTTCCTCGACTTGCGCGGCACGTTCCTGCGCCAGCGCGTGTCCCCGTTCGTCGGGCTTGCCGGTGGATGGGCCGTGGCGCTCAACGTGAACGATGCCGAACCGGATGAGGGTGGGCTGTACCTCAACCCCGCCTTCGGAGTGCGGTTTTTCGTCAGCAGGAAGACGTCGCTCAACCTCAGCGTTGGGCTCCGCTATCAGGAGGGAACTGGGTACGAGCGGGAGTGGGACATCATTCAAGGCAACTATGTGGAGCGGAACGAGCGCATCCATCGCAACGCTTTCACGCTGCGTTTCGGCGTTACGTTCTGAGCTGATCAGCGGTGTCATCTGTCCGCCGCTCTTTCGTAGGCGCGCCGGGTGAGAACACGAAAGCCCCGGCAACGCCGGGGCTTTCACTTGTGGAGCCGGAGGGATTCGAACCCTCGTCCAAACGACCGCAAGGGCTGCTTTCTACATGCTTATCCGTCTTGTTGGTTTTAGATCCACGCCTGGGAAGGGGCACCCCAGCATGGACTTAGGTCCTGTTTCTCACCAATGCTCCGGACCACCGCATTGGCCAGTCTTCCAAGCTGATACCCCTATGCCGGCTCGTGGATGACGGATCGTTCCGAGGGGTACTCGTCCACGCTACTGTACTTCACGTGGATAAAGCTTCATAGCCTGAGGCTATTAGGCAGCGAGAGCGTAGCTGTTGTCGCCTGTTATGGCGTGATGTTCGTTTTGAAGAGCCGTACATCACCGCTCTGCATGCTTACAACCATTACGAAGCCGCTGTCGAAACCATGTCGGCCCCATGAGGAAAGAACGTGGCACAAATGTAGGACCGTCGCGGGATGGTGCTTCTACATTCGCCGCCTCTCATCTGCAGCATGTACAAGAAGATCGGCATCATCCGCGAAGGCAAACAACCCGTTGACCGCCGTGTGCCGCTCACGCCCGTGCTCTGCCGCGAAGTGCTGGACACCAACCCCGGGCTCGACCTCGTGGTCCAGCACAGCCCCATGCGAGCGTTCATGGATGC
Protein-coding sequences here:
- a CDS encoding PD40 domain-containing protein, with the protein product MKTSFAALAALFSFTTQAQEGPLWLRNAALSPDGQTIAFCYQGDIWRVPTAGGEAVALTTNEAYDLGPVWSHDGSQIAFTSNRHGNYDVFVMPSTGGSPVRLTFHGNHETAADFSADNSQVIFYGTRQDDVKNQQFPVGGLGELYTVPARGGRPMQLSTIAMQNARYNPAGTLIAYHDRKGYEDNFRKHHTSSVTRDIWTFNPATKEYKQLTTFSGEDRNPVWTKDGNTLYYLTEEKGSYNVHKMPAAGGASTQVSRFTDHPVRYLSISDGGVLCFSYRGELYTMTDGSEPKKVTIRINTDGRYLPERTINVNNADEYNVSPNGKEIVFVHRGEVFVSSVAEGTTRRITNTPEQERTASFSPDGRSILYSTERNGSWDLYTTSLTRKEEKYFFNATVLKEEALLTTPAEEFQAFYSPDGKEVAYLEERTTLKVLNIASKQTRTIVPGNKNYSYSDGDQWYEWSPDSKWFVVNFLHDEQWIGQVGLVSAEGGKDIVDLTKSGYGGYAPRWAMDGKAIVYMSDRDGQKNHASWGGESDAYAIFLTQEAYDKFKMTKEEAALAKEDEDKKEDGEEKKDDKEKDKKGKDDKKKEEEKDKKVEPIKIDLAGIEDRRVRLTPNSSALSGALLSKDGEKLYYLAAFEKGTDLWQYEIRTRETKILNKMGDGWAGGLDWDKDKKVLFYISNGSVSKYDTEKNENKGIGINGEMLLNETAERAYLFEHIWRQVKKKFYRVDMQGVDWDKYKAEYQRYLPYINNNFDMAELCSEMLGELNASHTGAGFGYQPQNGDETASLGCYYANEAGPGLRIVEIMPKSPLIKQGTKVKAGHVIEKIDGVEITAEMDPAKLFNRKGNKPMLLSVFDPKTNTRWEESVKPLPEGADWELLYQRWVERCRHLVDSLSGGKLGYVHVQGMNDESFRTVYEEALGRYHNKEGLVVDTRFNGGGWLHDDLATFLGGKTYMTFLPRGQKLGTEPHFKYQKKSCVVMSESNYSDAHMFPVTYRALGIGKLVGMPVPGTGTAVWWEGLQNGMWFGIPMVGMVDNNGNYLENQQLEPDVKQPLEPGIVSQGRDQQLEAAVKVLLGQ
- a CDS encoding ABC transporter ATPase is translated as MEPATTPRTIDTMPSHARVWVYKSARPFTPEQRRAILERGAAFTAGWAAHGAALDACVDVLHGHFVVIAVDEQQAMASGCSIDKSVRLVQQFEHELGLNLTDRMVVLYEVDDSIGTCRVQEVERLIRAGELSASTIVFDDLVANVGDLRNRFRAPLSSTWMARYL